Proteins from a single region of Deltaproteobacteria bacterium:
- a CDS encoding TetR/AcrR family transcriptional regulator — protein MAGNAAARIPSAAGAALAGAGAGAGLPAGAGAGLPAGAASAGAGAGAGAGAGLPAGAGAGLP, from the coding sequence GTGGCGGGAAACGCCGCTGCGCGCATCCCCAGCGCCGCGGGCGCGGCGTTGGCGGGCGCGGGCGCGGGCGCCGGACTACCGGCGGGCGCGGGCGCCGGGCTGCCGGCGGGCGCGGCGTCGGCGGGCGCGGGTGCGGGCGCGGGCGCGGGCGCCGGACTACCGGCGGGCGCGGGCGCCGGGCTGCCGG
- a CDS encoding class I SAM-dependent methyltransferase codes for MDGMTWLMAVLAAVFAVDAVRMRGRLSALAVLGDARGDGAGSGDAPSASEAAAREAGRPAAAAERDGEARAPSAPGAADDDFAVFAAPGAQVDAETVVAARAYARRHRLDAVDLVPRDLPAVRAMALAQLVDVPSYRRRRLAPGRTAGAAVAVSADLVRRARACENDVADPVRFARFAARLKRYACTGTDLAVAPRLRAPRESLAWRYAVTREVVGGATPFVLGAQFAVFAAIVAGLAMAPAWGLAALVSLHLQPVIAIAGTPVRSRDLWWVALARLPYELALWAVTVARRRPPAPGDPDPVDALRPTYGALLDRGIDRFFEPRRDTCPLCGGRDLRVHLRTTDLLQQKPGRFTLERCRDCGHVFQNPRLSLEGLDFYYRDFYDGLGERGMEFIFGFHDGPYRARAEMLRGHAQPRRWLDVGGGHGHFCCAARDVWPDTAFDMLDLSDAVDDAVDRGWADRGFRGLFPELAADLAGRYDVVSMSHYLEHTRDPAAELDAARTALAPGGHLLVEVPDPESPLGRLLGRYWIPWFQPQHQHLVSRRNLDRMLRERGFEPVVWHRGEAHQRVDFVLAAFLLLDRIAPPTGRPWRPRAGAARRAWRNAVWAAGVPLVLAGRVVDALADPLVRRFGLSNTYRVLARRHP; via the coding sequence GTGGATGGCATGACGTGGTTGATGGCGGTGCTCGCGGCCGTGTTCGCCGTGGATGCGGTGCGTATGCGCGGGCGGCTTTCGGCCCTCGCCGTGCTCGGCGACGCGCGCGGCGACGGCGCCGGCTCCGGCGACGCGCCGTCCGCGTCCGAGGCGGCCGCGCGGGAAGCCGGCCGGCCTGCGGCGGCGGCCGAACGCGACGGGGAGGCGCGCGCTCCGTCTGCGCCCGGCGCGGCGGATGACGACTTTGCCGTGTTCGCCGCGCCCGGCGCGCAGGTCGACGCGGAGACCGTCGTCGCCGCTCGGGCGTACGCGCGGCGCCACCGCCTCGACGCGGTCGACCTCGTGCCGCGGGATCTGCCGGCGGTTCGCGCCATGGCGCTCGCGCAGCTCGTCGACGTGCCGAGCTACCGGCGGCGCCGGCTCGCGCCGGGGCGGACGGCCGGTGCCGCCGTCGCGGTGTCCGCCGATCTGGTCCGGCGTGCGCGCGCCTGCGAAAACGACGTCGCCGATCCGGTGCGATTCGCGCGGTTCGCGGCGCGATTGAAGCGGTACGCGTGTACCGGCACCGACCTGGCGGTCGCGCCGCGGTTGCGCGCGCCGCGCGAGTCGCTCGCGTGGCGCTATGCCGTCACCCGCGAGGTCGTCGGCGGCGCGACCCCGTTCGTGCTGGGCGCGCAGTTCGCGGTGTTCGCGGCGATCGTCGCCGGGCTCGCGATGGCTCCCGCGTGGGGACTCGCTGCGCTCGTGTCGTTGCATCTGCAGCCGGTGATCGCGATCGCGGGGACGCCCGTCCGCAGCCGGGACCTGTGGTGGGTCGCGCTCGCCCGGCTGCCGTACGAGCTGGCGCTGTGGGCGGTCACGGTCGCGCGCCGCCGGCCGCCCGCGCCCGGCGACCCCGATCCGGTCGACGCGCTGCGCCCCACGTACGGCGCGTTGCTCGACCGCGGCATCGATCGGTTTTTCGAGCCGCGGCGCGACACCTGTCCGCTCTGCGGCGGCCGCGATCTGCGCGTTCACTTGCGCACGACCGACCTGCTGCAGCAAAAACCGGGGCGGTTCACGCTCGAGCGGTGTCGCGACTGCGGCCACGTGTTCCAGAACCCGCGGCTGTCACTCGAGGGGCTCGACTTCTACTACCGCGACTTCTACGACGGCCTCGGCGAGCGCGGGATGGAGTTCATCTTCGGGTTCCACGACGGCCCGTACCGGGCGCGGGCGGAGATGCTGCGCGGCCACGCGCAGCCGCGGCGCTGGCTCGACGTCGGCGGTGGCCACGGCCACTTTTGCTGCGCGGCGCGCGACGTGTGGCCGGACACGGCGTTCGACATGCTCGACCTGTCGGACGCGGTCGACGACGCGGTCGACCGCGGCTGGGCCGACCGCGGTTTCCGCGGCCTGTTCCCGGAGCTGGCCGCCGATCTCGCCGGCCGCTACGACGTCGTGAGCATGAGCCACTACCTGGAGCACACGCGCGATCCGGCCGCCGAACTCGATGCCGCGCGCACCGCGTTGGCGCCCGGCGGTCATTTGCTCGTCGAGGTGCCGGACCCGGAGTCGCCGCTCGGCCGCCTGCTCGGCCGCTACTGGATTCCATGGTTCCAGCCGCAACATCAGCACCTCGTATCGCGGCGCAACCTGGACCGCATGTTGCGCGAGCGCGGCTTCGAGCCGGTGGTGTGGCACCGGGGCGAGGCGCACCAGCGGGTCGACTTCGTCCTCGCTGCGTTCTTGTTGCTCGACCGCATCGCGCCGCCCACCGGCCGGCCGTGGCGGCCGCGCGCCGGCGCCGCTCGGCGCGCGTGGCGCAACGCGGTGTGGGCGGCGGGCGTGCCACTCGTGCTCGCGGGCCGCGTCGTCGACGCGCTCGCGGACCCGCTGGTGCGCCGATTTGGCCTGTCGAACACCTACCGCGTGCTCGCCCGGAGGCACCCGTGA
- a CDS encoding glycosyltransferase — protein sequence MSRVLFVVPPLMGHINPTVSVARELSARGHAVAWVGHARALARALPPDATRFALDDDVPDDVAAPIAARATAARGAARLKLLWEEFFAPLARQMVPGVDAAIDRWRPDVVVVDQQAVAGAIAARRRALPWVTFATTSAGVVDPLAGLPKVRAWLDELIAGLFAAAGVDAGPAPERSPYLVVAFSTRALVGDAALPGRVEFVGPSISDRPEPVDFPWSALRDGPRVLVTLGTVNARAGARFFGEVVEALGGGPIQVVLVAPRDCAPAAMPDNVLRRDFVPQLALLPHVDAVVCHAGHNTVVEALAHGRPLVVAPIVDDQPVVAQQVVEAGAGIRVKFGRVRAPALRDAVMRVLDESAFAEAASRIAESFARAGGAPRAADLIEEWMA from the coding sequence GTGAGCCGCGTGCTGTTCGTCGTCCCGCCGCTGATGGGACACATCAATCCCACGGTGTCGGTCGCGCGCGAACTGTCGGCACGCGGCCACGCGGTCGCGTGGGTCGGCCACGCGCGGGCGTTGGCGCGGGCGTTGCCGCCCGATGCGACGCGGTTCGCGCTCGACGACGACGTGCCCGACGACGTCGCCGCACCGATCGCGGCGCGCGCCACGGCGGCCCGCGGCGCCGCGCGGCTCAAGCTGTTGTGGGAGGAGTTTTTCGCGCCGCTGGCGCGCCAGATGGTGCCGGGCGTCGACGCGGCGATCGATCGGTGGCGCCCCGACGTGGTCGTCGTCGACCAGCAGGCGGTCGCCGGCGCGATCGCCGCGCGGCGACGCGCGCTGCCGTGGGTCACGTTCGCCACGACGTCCGCCGGCGTGGTCGATCCGCTCGCGGGGCTGCCAAAGGTGCGCGCGTGGCTCGACGAACTGATCGCGGGGCTGTTCGCCGCCGCCGGGGTCGACGCGGGGCCGGCGCCGGAGCGCTCGCCCTACCTCGTCGTCGCGTTCTCCACGCGGGCGCTCGTCGGCGACGCGGCGCTGCCCGGGCGCGTCGAGTTCGTCGGCCCGTCGATCAGCGATCGGCCCGAGCCGGTCGACTTCCCGTGGAGCGCGCTGCGCGACGGGCCGCGCGTGCTCGTGACGCTCGGGACGGTCAACGCGCGCGCCGGCGCCCGGTTCTTCGGCGAGGTGGTCGAGGCGCTCGGCGGCGGTCCGATTCAGGTCGTGCTCGTCGCGCCGCGCGACTGCGCGCCCGCCGCCATGCCCGACAACGTCCTGCGGCGCGACTTCGTCCCGCAGCTCGCGCTGTTGCCACACGTCGACGCGGTCGTGTGCCACGCCGGCCACAACACGGTGGTCGAGGCGCTGGCCCACGGGCGGCCGCTCGTCGTCGCGCCGATCGTCGACGATCAGCCGGTGGTCGCTCAGCAGGTCGTGGAGGCGGGCGCGGGCATCCGCGTCAAGTTCGGCCGGGTGCGCGCGCCCGCGCTGCGCGACGCGGTGATGCGCGTGCTCGACGAGTCGGCGTTCGCCGAAGCGGCCTCGCGGATCGCGGAGTCGTTCGCCCGCGCCGGCGGTGCGCCGCGCGCGGCGGACTTGATCGAGGAGTGGATGGCATGA
- a CDS encoding acyl carrier protein — MTNLTRDDVLQTVRRLIVEVVGDDLDMTGPIELATSFGRDLELESIEFVALAEKLQQHYGDAVDFTAWLADKDLDEIIALTVGDLVEYIAACRS, encoded by the coding sequence ATGACGAATCTGACGCGAGACGATGTGTTGCAAACGGTTCGCAGGTTGATCGTCGAGGTGGTCGGCGACGACCTCGACATGACCGGCCCGATCGAGTTGGCGACGTCCTTCGGCCGCGATCTCGAACTCGAGAGCATCGAGTTCGTTGCGCTCGCCGAGAAGCTGCAACAGCACTACGGCGACGCAGTCGACTTCACCGCGTGGCTGGCGGACAAGGACCTCGACGAGATCATCGCGCTCACGGTCGGCGACCTGGTGGAGTACATCGCCGCGTGTCGTTCGTAG
- a CDS encoding alpha/beta fold hydrolase — MAEVIANGVRHHVQRLGPTTGAPVVFVHGLVMDNLSSWYFTAAPRVARARPVVVYDLRGHGRSDRPATGYTIDVLAADLAALLDALGVFEPIGLAGNSFGGALALAFAARHPERVARMALVDAHGGAPDWAEKMAATLELRGDARDRAIAANFRNWLGRHSARKRTRLAAAAAALVYDTTLVDDIRRSPALAGAQLAAVRCPVLALYGEQSDARAAGERLAAALPDCALRIVPGCTHSVLWERTDEVCGALADWFAEGAR, encoded by the coding sequence ATGGCTGAGGTCATCGCAAACGGCGTGCGTCACCACGTCCAGCGCCTCGGACCGACCACCGGCGCGCCGGTCGTGTTCGTCCACGGTCTGGTGATGGACAACCTGTCGAGCTGGTACTTCACGGCGGCGCCGCGCGTCGCACGCGCGCGCCCGGTCGTGGTGTACGACCTGCGCGGCCACGGCCGCAGCGACCGGCCGGCCACCGGCTACACCATCGACGTGCTCGCGGCGGATCTCGCCGCGCTGCTCGATGCGCTCGGGGTATTCGAGCCGATCGGCCTGGCCGGAAACAGCTTCGGCGGCGCGCTCGCCCTCGCGTTCGCCGCGCGTCATCCCGAGCGCGTGGCGCGGATGGCGCTGGTGGACGCTCACGGCGGCGCGCCCGACTGGGCCGAGAAGATGGCGGCGACCCTCGAACTGCGCGGCGACGCGCGCGACCGCGCGATCGCGGCCAACTTTCGCAACTGGCTCGGCCGGCACAGCGCGCGCAAGCGGACGCGGCTGGCGGCGGCCGCCGCCGCGCTCGTGTACGACACGACGCTCGTCGACGACATCCGGCGATCGCCAGCGCTCGCCGGCGCGCAACTGGCCGCCGTTCGCTGTCCGGTTCTCGCGCTGTACGGCGAGCAGTCGGACGCGCGCGCCGCCGGCGAGCGCCTCGCCGCCGCGCTGCCCGACTGCGCCCTGCGGATTGTGCCCGGTTGCACGCACTCCGTGCTGTGGGAACGGACCGACGAGGTGTGCGGCGCGCTCGCCGATTGGTTCGCGGAGGGAGCTCGGTGA
- a CDS encoding alpha/beta hydrolase, translating to MRLHAVALDPPGPPVDPPVVMLHGLLIGNLTTWYFTAAPALARRRRVLLYDLRGHGRSDVPPSGYDVATQARDLAGVVACLPRVALVGHSYGALIALRFALDHPNRVDRLVLVEAPLPPARMGETAAFARRAPADMAAALPAELRAVVGAGGRRARRLVAQLARLSRDTTLLADVDAEGDVDDAELARVSCRALVVCGRRSACAPAGERLARAIPRADFVVLDGGHYLHLDQPRALTGAIARFFDG from the coding sequence GTGCGGCTGCACGCGGTCGCGCTCGACCCGCCGGGGCCGCCGGTCGACCCGCCGGTCGTCATGTTGCACGGCCTGCTGATCGGCAATCTGACGACCTGGTATTTCACGGCCGCGCCGGCGCTGGCGCGCCGCCGGCGCGTCCTGCTGTACGACCTGCGCGGCCACGGTCGCAGCGACGTGCCGCCGTCCGGCTACGACGTCGCCACGCAGGCGCGCGATTTGGCCGGCGTCGTCGCCTGCCTGCCGCGAGTCGCTCTCGTCGGGCACAGCTACGGCGCATTGATCGCGTTGCGGTTCGCGCTGGACCATCCGAATCGCGTCGACCGGCTCGTGCTCGTCGAGGCGCCGCTGCCGCCGGCGCGCATGGGCGAGACCGCGGCGTTCGCCCGCCGCGCTCCGGCCGACATGGCGGCGGCGCTGCCGGCGGAGCTGCGCGCGGTCGTCGGCGCGGGAGGCCGGCGCGCTCGCCGGCTCGTCGCGCAGCTCGCGCGTCTTTCGCGCGACACCACGCTGCTGGCCGACGTCGACGCCGAGGGCGACGTCGACGACGCGGAGCTTGCGCGCGTGTCGTGCCGGGCGCTGGTCGTTTGCGGGCGGCGGTCGGCGTGCGCGCCGGCCGGCGAGCGGCTCGCGCGCGCCATCCCGCGCGCCGACTTCGTCGTGCTCGACGGCGGCCACTACCTGCACCTCGATCAGCCGCGCGCGCTCACCGGCGCGATCGCGAGGTTCTTCGATGGCTGA
- a CDS encoding acyltransferase domain-containing protein, whose product MAEPVAIVGMAGTFPGAADVDRLWANVCAGVDAIGPVPADRWDASYYDPAARRADRFYCRRGGFLAEPTIDAAAFGVVPAAARVAEPDQLLALQAAAAALADAGCRPPRPERAGVILGRGGYLTPAMARLDLFVRGAECAVAAVRAAVPDLPDDQVERVRAAFQAQVDLGSPDAAIGLVPNLAASRIANRLDLRGPAYVVDAACASSLVAIDHACRELASRRCDVVLAGGVHVCHDVTFWSVFTRLGALSRSDRIRPFHRDADGLLIGEGVGVVVLKRLADAERDGDRVYAVIRGVGIASDGRASTVMTPRVDGQVMALERAYRAAGIDPASVGLIEAHGTATPAGDAAEIATMRRVFGDRGAPVGIGSIKSMIGHAMPAAGIAGLIKAALAVYHGVLPPTLHCDEPHPALAGSRLRPVARAEAWDAGVRRAGVSAFGFGGINAHVVLDQHAGARPSPRPRPRAPAAARILLVTAATPEGLARAVATGVSEPGPCRLALVDPTAERRARAARVAARGAPWRGRQDLWIAPGSGALAAGGKLAFVFPGIEPEFSPRTDDVAAHFGLPAAAADRGSDIERHTARLVATGRLLDAALRRLGVRPDCIAGHSAGEWTGMVAAEMIPADAVDAFAATLRPGSVGVADLDYLAVGCSAARAARAIAGIDGAVVSHDNCPHQAVVCGPPAAIAAAVDRLRAERVLCQRLPFRSGFHTPAYRAHVGAFRDVVDRLPLQPARIPLWSATTCAPYPDDPDAIRALAVDHLVEPVRFRELVDALYAAGVRVFVLVGPTALGGFIDDTLRGRPHATVAANSPRRAGLAQLARVAAALWTEGVNVRFDALPVTVDGDPRPAPAAPRAPVALALGAPRISLAGRIAPAVAGRAARPVAAAEAGEVAADTPRPAADTVRAGAGRLPAVRDPVVAAFEANLALLHDAQRDVLAALERARRAPPRSQPPPARAAWRHRVSLDDYPELADHTFYRQRDGWPHWPDRFPVVPMTMHIDLMVEAAARVAPGRVAVAVENVSAHRWLAVAPPAEVDISAAFDGADRVDVRIGDYAAGTVVVATTYPPAPAPSAEPIGDPRPPEVDAGRLYDDRWMFHGPAYRGVRRLGPIGAGGIRGELAALPARGALLDNAGQLMGYWVMANTEVDRLAFPVRIASIEWFAPPPAEGRAVDCTVWIRRVDHALVRADMELVDAGRLWARATGWVDKRFDTDEVVWPMLRFPERRMLSEREDGGVYVCVERWRGAASRELIARRYLGADEYAVYERLGARRQRGWLVGRIAAKDAVRDWLWRRGLGAVFPAEVRIDSDAAGGPVVAAATGCARAVADALAGGRVAVSIAHKPHLGVARLAHGPGARVGVDVETIAPRGDGFAHVAFTDGERRARGGVDRDEWFARVWAAKEAAAKAAGTGLMGNPRRFEVVEVAGDRMLVARAGGDRAWVTTRRRGDAIVAWTAGDDGGTPCA is encoded by the coding sequence ATGGCTGAGCCGGTCGCCATCGTCGGCATGGCCGGGACGTTCCCCGGCGCCGCGGACGTCGACCGTTTGTGGGCCAACGTGTGCGCCGGCGTCGACGCGATCGGCCCCGTGCCGGCCGACCGCTGGGACGCGAGCTATTACGACCCGGCGGCGCGGCGAGCCGATCGGTTCTACTGCCGCCGCGGCGGATTCCTTGCCGAACCCACGATCGACGCCGCGGCGTTCGGCGTCGTGCCCGCGGCCGCCCGCGTCGCCGAGCCGGACCAGCTGCTCGCGTTGCAGGCGGCGGCCGCCGCGCTGGCCGATGCCGGCTGCCGGCCGCCGCGGCCGGAGCGGGCCGGCGTGATCCTCGGCCGCGGCGGTTACCTGACGCCGGCGATGGCGCGGCTCGACCTGTTCGTGCGCGGCGCCGAGTGCGCGGTCGCTGCCGTGCGCGCGGCGGTGCCGGACCTGCCCGACGACCAGGTCGAACGCGTGCGCGCGGCGTTCCAGGCCCAGGTCGACCTCGGCAGCCCCGACGCCGCGATCGGCCTCGTGCCCAACCTCGCCGCGTCGCGCATCGCGAACCGGCTCGACCTGCGCGGGCCGGCGTACGTCGTCGACGCCGCGTGCGCCAGCTCGCTCGTGGCGATCGACCACGCGTGCCGCGAGCTGGCGTCGCGGCGGTGCGACGTGGTGCTCGCCGGCGGCGTCCACGTGTGTCACGACGTGACGTTCTGGTCGGTGTTCACGCGGCTCGGCGCGCTCAGCCGCAGCGACCGGATCCGGCCGTTTCACCGCGACGCCGACGGGTTGCTGATCGGCGAGGGGGTGGGCGTGGTGGTCCTCAAGCGGCTCGCCGATGCCGAGCGCGACGGCGATCGCGTCTACGCGGTCATCCGCGGCGTCGGCATCGCCAGCGACGGCCGCGCGTCGACCGTGATGACGCCGCGGGTCGACGGCCAGGTGATGGCGCTCGAGCGCGCGTATCGCGCCGCGGGCATCGATCCGGCGAGCGTCGGGCTCATCGAGGCGCACGGCACCGCCACCCCCGCGGGCGACGCCGCCGAGATCGCGACCATGCGCCGCGTGTTCGGCGACCGCGGCGCACCGGTCGGCATCGGCTCGATCAAGTCGATGATCGGCCACGCGATGCCCGCAGCCGGCATCGCCGGGCTCATCAAGGCGGCGCTCGCGGTGTACCACGGCGTGCTGCCGCCGACGCTCCACTGCGACGAGCCGCACCCCGCGCTGGCCGGTTCGCGGCTTCGTCCAGTCGCGCGCGCGGAGGCGTGGGACGCGGGCGTGCGGCGCGCCGGGGTGAGCGCGTTCGGCTTCGGCGGCATCAACGCGCACGTCGTCCTCGACCAGCACGCCGGCGCGCGGCCGTCGCCGCGGCCGCGGCCGCGGGCGCCGGCGGCCGCGCGCATTCTGCTGGTGACGGCCGCGACCCCCGAGGGCCTCGCGCGTGCGGTCGCCACCGGGGTATCCGAACCGGGGCCGTGCCGGCTCGCGCTGGTCGACCCGACCGCCGAGCGGCGCGCGCGCGCCGCTCGCGTCGCGGCGCGCGGCGCGCCGTGGCGCGGCCGCCAGGACCTGTGGATCGCGCCCGGGTCCGGCGCGCTCGCCGCGGGCGGCAAGCTGGCGTTCGTGTTTCCGGGCATCGAGCCCGAGTTTTCGCCGCGCACCGACGACGTGGCGGCCCACTTCGGCCTGCCCGCGGCGGCGGCCGACCGCGGCAGCGACATCGAACGCCACACCGCCCGGCTCGTCGCCACCGGCCGGTTACTGGACGCCGCGCTCCGCCGGCTCGGCGTGCGTCCCGACTGCATCGCGGGGCACAGCGCGGGCGAATGGACGGGGATGGTTGCGGCCGAGATGATACCGGCGGATGCGGTCGATGCGTTCGCCGCGACGCTGCGACCCGGCAGCGTCGGGGTCGCCGACCTCGACTACCTCGCGGTCGGCTGCAGCGCCGCGCGCGCGGCGCGCGCGATCGCCGGCATCGACGGCGCGGTCGTGTCCCACGACAACTGCCCGCACCAGGCCGTCGTGTGCGGGCCACCGGCGGCGATCGCGGCGGCGGTCGACCGGCTGCGGGCCGAGCGCGTCCTGTGCCAGCGGTTGCCGTTTCGCTCGGGCTTTCACACTCCCGCGTACCGCGCACACGTCGGTGCGTTTCGCGACGTCGTCGACCGGTTGCCTCTGCAACCGGCGCGCATTCCGTTGTGGTCGGCGACCACCTGCGCGCCGTACCCGGACGACCCCGACGCGATCCGCGCGCTCGCCGTCGACCACCTCGTCGAGCCGGTGCGGTTTCGCGAGCTCGTCGACGCGCTGTACGCCGCCGGCGTGCGCGTATTCGTGCTCGTCGGCCCGACCGCGCTCGGCGGCTTCATCGACGACACCCTCCGCGGCCGCCCGCACGCGACCGTCGCCGCCAACAGCCCGCGGCGCGCGGGCCTCGCGCAGCTCGCGCGGGTCGCCGCGGCGCTGTGGACCGAGGGGGTGAACGTGCGGTTCGACGCCCTGCCGGTGACGGTCGACGGCGATCCGCGGCCGGCGCCCGCCGCGCCGCGCGCGCCCGTCGCGCTGGCGCTCGGCGCGCCGCGCATCTCGCTCGCCGGCCGGATCGCGCCCGCGGTCGCCGGCCGCGCGGCGCGGCCCGTCGCAGCGGCCGAGGCCGGCGAAGTCGCCGCCGACACGCCGCGCCCGGCAGCCGACACCGTGCGCGCGGGCGCGGGCAGGTTGCCGGCCGTGCGCGATCCGGTGGTCGCCGCGTTCGAGGCCAACCTCGCGCTGTTGCACGACGCGCAGCGCGACGTGCTCGCCGCGCTCGAGCGGGCGCGCCGCGCGCCGCCGCGCTCGCAGCCGCCGCCAGCGCGCGCGGCATGGCGGCACCGGGTGTCCCTCGACGACTACCCCGAACTGGCCGACCACACCTTCTATCGCCAGCGCGACGGCTGGCCGCACTGGCCCGACCGTTTTCCGGTGGTGCCGATGACGATGCACATCGACCTCATGGTCGAGGCGGCGGCGCGGGTCGCGCCGGGGCGGGTCGCGGTGGCGGTCGAGAACGTTTCGGCGCATCGCTGGCTCGCCGTCGCGCCGCCGGCGGAGGTCGACATCTCCGCCGCGTTCGACGGAGCCGATCGCGTCGATGTGCGGATCGGGGATTACGCTGCCGGCACGGTCGTCGTGGCGACGACCTATCCGCCGGCACCCGCACCGTCGGCGGAGCCGATCGGCGATCCGCGCCCCCCGGAGGTGGACGCGGGCCGGCTGTACGACGATCGCTGGATGTTTCACGGCCCCGCCTACCGCGGCGTGCGCCGCCTCGGTCCGATCGGCGCCGGCGGCATTCGCGGCGAACTCGCCGCGCTGCCGGCGCGCGGTGCGCTGCTCGACAACGCCGGCCAGCTCATGGGCTACTGGGTGATGGCGAACACCGAGGTCGATCGGCTCGCATTTCCCGTGCGGATCGCGTCGATCGAGTGGTTCGCGCCGCCGCCCGCCGAGGGCCGCGCGGTCGACTGCACCGTGTGGATCCGGCGGGTCGACCACGCGCTCGTACGCGCGGACATGGAGCTGGTCGACGCGGGGCGGCTCTGGGCGCGCGCGACCGGCTGGGTCGACAAGCGGTTCGACACCGACGAGGTCGTCTGGCCCATGTTGCGGTTCCCCGAGCGGCGGATGCTGTCGGAGCGCGAAGACGGCGGCGTGTACGTGTGCGTCGAGCGCTGGCGCGGCGCGGCGTCGCGCGAGCTGATCGCCCGGCGTTATCTCGGCGCAGACGAGTACGCGGTCTACGAACGGCTCGGCGCGCGCCGCCAGCGCGGGTGGCTCGTCGGGCGCATCGCCGCCAAGGACGCCGTGCGCGACTGGCTGTGGCGCCGCGGACTCGGCGCGGTGTTTCCCGCCGAGGTGCGGATCGACAGCGACGCGGCGGGCGGGCCGGTGGTCGCGGCCGCAACGGGGTGCGCGCGCGCGGTGGCCGACGCGCTCGCCGGCGGCCGCGTGGCCGTGTCGATCGCGCACAAGCCGCACCTCGGCGTCGCGCGGCTCGCGCACGGGCCGGGGGCGCGCGTCGGCGTCGACGTCGAGACGATCGCGCCGCGCGGCGACGGGTTCGCCCACGTGGCGTTCACCGACGGCGAGCGGCGCGCGCGCGGCGGCGTCGATCGCGACGAGTGGTTCGCGCGGGTGTGGGCGGCCAAGGAGGCCGCCGCGAAGGCCGCCGGCACCGGCCTGATGGGCAACCCGAGGCGCTTCGAAGTCGTCGAGGTCGCCGGCGACCGCATGCTGGTCGCGCGTGCCGGCGGTGACCGCGCGTGGGTGACGACCCGCCGCCGCGGCGATGCGATCGTCGCGTGGACGGCCGGCGACGACGGCGGCACGCCGTGCGCGTGA